GCTTGAGTGAAGAGGTAACTGCCACTCATCGCAATGGCTCTCTTGAAGAGAGCAACTTCCGACTTTAGATGATATGTCACCGATGCTAGCAAGCGTTAGTCCTAGTATTTAAGTCGAAGTGCATCGCTAGCCATACCTGCACCAGCGCTTTCTCCAGCTGCTGTAACATTGTCTGGATCTCCGCCAAAATCTTCAATGTGCCTTCGCACCCATTCAAGTGCGACTCTTTGGTCCCGAAGACCGTTGTTAGCTTTATAACCGGCCTTTCGAAGCTCGTCGGAAGTCAAGAATCCAAACACCCCCAGCCGATAGCTTATCGATTTGAGTTACTTCAAAATATTCCCTGAAATGTGGGTTTCGGATAGCCTTACTTGATCGAGACCGCGATAACGGGCAAGTTCTTGTCAGCGGACAGTTTTACAAAACGCTTAAACTCAAGTTGCGGCCATGAATTGGCTCCAATCTGCAGACCTCCGCCATGaataaagaaaaacaccGGAAGTTTCGACGATGCGGTAGTGCCCTCGGGAACAGCGATGTTTAAATTGAGGCAGTCGATGCCCGACTGCGTGAGCTCTTTGGCGGGCAGTTTATGCTGTATGGCGGCCAGCTCTACATCACATCCAAACGAAGGTGAGATAGCTGTTGGTCTATGTAAGGTTATTTCATGTTAGCTTtaaggaaggaaaagagaatataGATTTCTATTTAATTCTCGTACCCGTCCTTTGTCGCATCGAGAGTGTCGCCATCGCGCTTCTCCACGAGTTGTGCATCGGCAAGTCTGTCTTCTAGGGTAGCGTATTTGATCCCCAGGAATTGTGTTACGCCTTCGGCGACCTTGCCCCGGATCTGCCCCAAATGCTTCGTTTGGACGGTTGTTGTAGCCATTTTTGAACTATTATGGTGGGATGAGTAActttacaaagaaaaagtagGTGAAGTGGGGGTTCAGGGTCAGTTCAGATTAAATTTATAGTTGGTCCAGAGCTAAATAAGTAGTATGGATCTAATCAACTTAGACTACTTATGTACCTTTGAGACCACATCGGAAACTAAATCATACCCCATGTTCCGGTCTTCCGATTACTAAAGTTCCATGTCAAttaacgtaatccacgggcgagcggccatcccgggcgagcggccacgtcaaccaatttcaaccacgcttgaagaatctatatatttcaaccaccaactatgccaccaaaagcagccagaaagctaaaagattctattgaacaagaaggtagaattctactagcaatttcagctattaaaaaacaagaaattcgcactatagctgaagcagcacgtatctataatattccacgtactacccttcggagacgcctgaatggccatacttttcgagccgaaacgcgcgccaatggccataaattaactcaaaatgaggagaattcgctggtacactggattctatcgctagatcagcgtggagcacctcctcgacctgctcatgtacgagaaatggccaatatcttacttttaaagcgtggttttagtgatactcctactactgttggtgaaaactgggtatatacttttattaaacgccgtgaggagttaaaaactcaattttctcgccgctataactatcagcgcgctaaatacgaggatcctaagcttttacataagtggtttgagcgcgtacaaatcactataatgcagtatagcattcaaccggacgatatctacaactttgatgaaactggctttgcaatgggcttgatatctactactaaagtagttactcgagctgagttagctgatagaccttttcttctacagccagggaaccgggaatgggtcacttctattaagtatattagctctagggggcctcttccaccttgccttatcttcaaaggcaaagtccatattgagggctggtacgagatgggtctaccatcagactggcgtatagaaacgagtgcaaatggctggactaccgatgagataggtctacgttggctgcagcagctatttataccttttactgctggccgtacggttggtcgatatcggcttttaatactcgatggtcacggtagtcatttaacacctcagttcgacgatatatgcagtcaaaacaatattataccactctgtatacctgcgcactcatctcacctacttcagccgcttgatataggctgctttggccccctaaaacgcgcgtacggacagctggttgagaataagatgagattagacttcaaccacatcaataaacttgactttcttgaagcctttcctcaggcgagagctcagatatatactactagtaatatctgcagcggtttctcagctactggtcttattcctttcaatcctaagcgtgtattatctcagctaaatattcagctagaagcaacacctccaggtagtagacctagtagtaggtctactaattcagtgcctaaaacgcctcataatctaaagcaactacaaaaacaggaaactacactgaagaagctgcttagagctcgtacaaagagccctgattcgcctactaagattgtgataaagca
The sequence above is a segment of the Aspergillus oryzae RIB40 DNA, chromosome 3 genome. Coding sequences within it:
- a CDS encoding uncharacterized protein (carboxylesterase type B) — its product is MATTTVQTKHLGQIRGKVAEGVTQFLGIKYATLEDRLADAQLVEKRDGDTLDATKDGPTAISPSFGCDVELAAIQHKLPAKELTQSGIDCLNLNIAVPEGTTASSKLPVFFFIHGGGLQIGANSWPQLEFKRFVKLSADKNLPVIAVSINYRLGVFGFLTSDELRKAGYKANNGLRDQRVALEWVRRHIEDFGGDPDNVTAAGESAGAASVTYHLKSEVALFKRAIAMSGSYLFTQALPKCEHRGEDPISAGKASPRADCLIASLNSGCPRSGRLLGGIDRYTCSNS